The stretch of DNA GTTTGAGAAATGAGCGTATAGCAAAAGGTGAAGATTTACCTGAAGGCGAAGAACTATCTGCGCTTTCAAAAGAAGCAAAAAAACGCAAAGAATCAATTGAGATATACAAAAAGGGCAGTCGGTTTGAGCTTGCCGAAAAAGAGGCAAAAGAGCTTGAAATTATTTCATCTTATCTGCCTAAAGAGTTTAGTGATGAGGAGTTAATCCAAATCATTGATAGAGCTGTTGACGAATCCGGTGCCGATAGCCTGAAAGATATGGGAAAAGTTATGGGCATTGTTATGCCTCAGGTAAAGGACAGGGCAGACGGAAAGCGAATACAGGAACTTGTTCGTCAGAAACTCAGCTAAAGGAGTTTCTATGAAAAATTATTAAGGCTCTGTTCTTTTAGTGTGAGAACAGAGCCTTTTTATTTGTCCGGCACTGCTATTGGAGAAAATATAAATGATACAAAAATTAAGCATAAATACTACTGCAAGAACACAGCTGTTAAATGTCACTAATCTTATTGAAGATGTTCTTGATAAAAGCGGAGTTAAAGAGGGGCTGTGCATTTTATGGGTTCCGCATACTACAGCAGGAGTTACTATTAACGAGAACGCTGATCCTGACGTTGTCAGAGACATATTATCTGAGACAGAAAAGATGATTCCTTTTGAACATGGATACCTCCACAGAGAGGGTAATTCCGCAGCGCATATTAAATCCAGCCTTTTCGGCCCGAGCCTTACTTTAATAGTCTCAGAAGCACGTCTTGTTCTCGGAACATGGCAGTCTGTATATTTCTGTGAATTTGACGGTCCGAGAAACAGGCGCATGATCGTTAAAATTATCGAAGCATGAAACAGTCATAAGGGCTCCTGATGAAAATAGAATCCATTGGAGGAGAATTCAGCCTTATTCATAGAATCTCCGAAATTGCTGATAAAAATTATAATGATGAGAATCTGATACTCTCTATTGGAGACGATGCCGCTGTTTACACATGGGGCAGAGACAGAGTGTGTGTACATACAACAGATACAATGGTTGAATCAGTTCATTTCAATCTGTCCTATACTTCTTTCCGTTCTCTCGGATGGAAGGCTGCTGCTTCAAACCTGAGTGACATTGCTGCAATGGGAGCAGATCCTGCTTACGCACTTGTGAATATCGGAATCCCTGATTCCTGGTCT from bacterium encodes:
- a CDS encoding GatB/YqeY domain-containing protein, with amino-acid sequence MSILEKLQIDLKEAMKSGEKVRVDAIRMLITRLRNERIAKGEDLPEGEELSALSKEAKKRKESIEIYKKGSRFELAEKEAKELEIISSYLPKEFSDEELIQIIDRAVDESGADSLKDMGKVMGIVMPQVKDRADGKRIQELVRQKLS
- a CDS encoding YjbQ family protein, producing the protein MIQKLSINTTARTQLLNVTNLIEDVLDKSGVKEGLCILWVPHTTAGVTINENADPDVVRDILSETEKMIPFEHGYLHREGNSAAHIKSSLFGPSLTLIVSEARLVLGTWQSVYFCEFDGPRNRRMIVKIIEA